GGATGAGGGCTGTAGTCAGAGGGGGAGGGCGGGGGGAGAGACAACCAGGCTGATTCTCACAGTTTTGCCCCAGgggtgtgtgctgctgctgttgctctcTCTTTGTTTGAAGACTGATTAGCAGAAAGCAAGACTAAAGAGGGGGAATATGAATTGTGCGCTCTGACAAAAGCTTCCATTGTCTATAACATCTACTTGGTGAAATGGAGGTAATGAatcaataatttatttaattaattaattaaaaaagacaCACGAAAAATGTGCTCAGATCGGGTAAGAATCTAAATACCACCacattcaaattaaattttaCACACTAGAAGATCTTAATTCAAtacaattaaattattttttaaaagacgtGTCTGCAGTCAGATTACCTTAAAAATCAAagcaatttgtgtatattttaacTATATAGGTGGACGGAAAATGtaactgctctgtgtttcacaGCGCAGACtcacaaaaatacagaaaaacagcaaataataaATTAGCCATAATATGTAAATGTTCAGGTTGTTTCACTGCCCCCAAGTGGCCAAAAAAATCAATACCTTAAATGCAGCTTTAAACACATTACTTAACCCGTATGGATTTACTGCAGTAAATATATCTCACCATAAGATGGCACAGTTATCAAAAATTGCGCATTATTTAACATGAGGGGGATGGGGAGTTGCTGTGTCTGCATACACACTGTGGCTATGGCTGTAGGAAAAGCCAGCAGTGGTTTATATGGGCTTTATTCACAGGTTGGCAGTCTGCGTACACATTTCACAGACATTATAATGCAGCGTGTGGCAGTGAATTCTGGTTGGGGGGTCCTGCGTTAGTATTGATGCTGTCAGCAAGATTCCTCCTTCTCTCATTTGACACTTTGGGGTCAGGAGCTCTTGGAATTCTTGGTGGAGGACACATTTACTCAACACTTGTTCTCCTCCCTTGGCTTCCTAAACCAAAGGAAAGTCAGCAACTTGGAATCTGATTTAAAATAAGAGCCTTGTAAATGGGGCCTCCAAAGAGGTTTTACAAAGTTAATGActgttttaataattaattttataataatgttttttttaaatgacacggTGTAAATGCTTAAAAAGttcttaaattatttaaatcaggggtgtcaaacataaggccggGGGGCAGAACTGACCCTGGCAAAGACTCCTaatctggcccactggatgGCTTTGGGATCAACTTTTGGaattttttactgtatttttacagctttacagtttttaaacGTCTCTACCTGGCCATTCATACGACACCACAGTAATTCATCGATaactaaatgacagaaaatttcCCTTTCCTTCActatctataaaaaaaaaatctttttgtgaattaacacaaacatgttttagaaATATACGTCAGTCTGATTAATGagctacacatttatttcttacatttcCAAGCGTAGTGCTCAAAGACTTATTTCCTTTACCACAAGAGCAATTCTTGAAAAACTAAGTTGAGAATGCACTTCGGGGATTAAACGCATTAAACTTGCTTGCAGTGACAGAAAGGGGGATTTCACTAGTCTGGCCCACTTCGGATCCACGCTGATTTGCATACATTCACATCTACACACTGGCCTGTCTTCAACAAGCATAACTGTTCACAGTTAAAGCATAAGGGCCTCATAACCTCATAATGAGCCGTTTCCATGAACAGCCAAACTGCTTTAATGGTGTGTTAACGTTAGGAATTCTGCACACATGTgaattttttaatggtttttgtttttgtatctaACTTATTGTTCTTCCTTCCTGATTCTCTCCATTTGCTTAAGAAAAATTTCAGTTGAACACAACAGTGCAAACTTTGGACAGTCACACTACTACTGCTACTCTCACAtagcaaataaatctgtaaatCTGTAACCAGGTCGCTCTGTCCCAGCATGAAGATGAGCTATCATCATAATTCCTTTGATTTAATAATGCCTTCTATGCTTCTCCTTTGTCCACATTGCTGCTGTAATGGCCCAGGCGCCCTCAGGATCATAAAGTACACTTCTAATTTTACTTAATAGAGAGAGTACTGCTGCTCAAAGATCACACCATTACATCAGAGGGCTAATCTGAATCCAACATCAATGATTCCCCTGAGAGCGCAGGAGCCACACACAATGCAATAGCCAGAGCAAAATGAGGATTGCAGGATAAAAGTTTCCTAATTTATAACGTCAGTGGATTTAGAGTACACCCTGTTTGCTACTCATCGAACATTTTACAGTCGAAGGGTAATGAGGAAGAAAAGGGACTTTGCTCGCAGAGCCTTTATACCGTGTGCAGCGTCTTGTGGATGCTGGCGGAAGTGTTTTGATTTTCCCAGAGAGCAGACACTGACCGACATCTGTAAGGTAACTATTCTTCTCAAAACTTCCTTTACTTACGCCGTCATCTTGCTTTCATCAAACTCGAGTTCGTGTCTTTACATCGAGCAGTTGCTGCACTCTGCATCGCTGTTAAATTGAAAGGCACACGTCAAATCCTTCTCTCTCACTCCCTGAGAGCTATGCATTATTGATGTCAAGGCATTTCATACCTGTGAGTTAGTGGAGCTGAATGAAGTGAAGATAAATGCTTGTTATGGGACTTGAAATGTAAACATAATCAAATGTTATTGATTATGCGTCTGTATTCTAGGCGATTTATCCAAACTGTGTGCACCCGTGACCTGATCATGGAATGGAAGAGCAATATTAGGCGTACCCAATCGCTGAAGAGCCTCAGCTCGTCATGTGATAAGCCAGTCTGGACGGATGCGGGGCTGCGGGACAAGACGACGTCAGTGTCCCAATTGGTggccaggtaaaaaaaaaaaaagcatcagtcTCTCTGTATCTGTGCACCCCTCTAAGCTACTTGTAGGTCATTAGTGACATCAAATCATTAatgtggtgtttgtgtttgtgacagaTATCAAACTGCTGTGAAAGGGAACAAATCCATTCAAGGACCCTCAGTAGATAACGATGACAGAAAGCCAAACCAGGTGCTAAAGGAGGTAACTTCTGATTTTTTTAGCTGTTTGTCCAATTAATGAAAAGCATCAATGGCATAGCAGGAAAAAGAATAATCACTGCAGCTGGATTTACACACACTTCCCTCCCTTGTGTATCCTTTTCAGATAACGCCATCTCGACTGGAAAGTAAAGAGACTCATCTGGAGTCTCTGATGAGGAaaaacagtgagaaggaaaagtCTCGAGCCAAAACCAATTTGACCCGCAGCAAATCAATGAGCAGCCTTAAAAGCAGCACAGGGTCCATAGAGGCCTTGAGAGCTCTGTTTGAGTCAAAGGCCTCTCTTAAAAACAACGCAAAGACCAGCCTTAGAGCTGCAGACTTCACATCAAGTTACACGACAGACGTGTCAAAGATGAACGGAGAGGTTGAGGATGTACAGATCGCTGTGGAGGAACAGGGAATGGAAACATGCGCTGATAAAACTGATGTGAAGGATGATCGTGTAACTCGAaaggtaaatacaacctcatTATTACTTTAAGATTCCCTAATAGACCCACAGTTAGTTTAAAGGGtaaaaaattcaaatatttaccgatgaaagcatgtgtgaaaaatatcagggtttttatatatttgtaaatacagcaaatattcctttcttctttcttgaaGTGCAAAGATGCATAAACAAAGCTTTCATTGATTTCGCTCCAGAAATTCCAGCTTCAGTCATCTTGAAGTATTTTGCACCACCACCTTTTCACTTTCAGTATTATGCTGCCGCTAAATACTTTAAGAAACTGAAGCTGGAACTTTTGGAGTGATCTTTTGTGTGGAGATGAGTGGCAGGGGTCATTTGTGACAGAAAGATAGTAGCAAGAGTGGAAAAGAAGGTTTACAGAGTGGTAGTGGGAAAAAACTGGAGCTGGCAAAACTGAAGATGCTAAGACTTTCATTGGTGGATAGGTTAAGCATTTTGGAAACAAGTTAGGGagacaaggctgagatggtttggacatgtgcagaagaCCCCACCAAAGATTCATGGATACAGTGAAGGATGAGATGCAGAAAGATGTTAGAGAGACGGTGAGAACCCTAaaaggagcagccaaaagaagaagaagaagaaaaagacacacGCATTTAGAATTTCCCAACATTTGGTGGAATCCATTCTCTCTCCTAGCTGCACAGCGTTTCCCTTGCCAAGAACtaccacacacactgaaaacacttcattttCCCGTTTGCTTAATAGTTAATAAGgtgttttcagctgtttgtgagAAAAATCATTTTGAACATCGTTTTGAGCACTTGTTTCACAAAAGATCGGCTCATCCATCACACACTTCAGTGGTTCTTGACCTGCCTTAGGTCTAATGAATCCTTACTTCTTTCTCATTCATGTAATAGCATATTTTTTCTAGTAATGCTTAGATTTTTCCTGCAACTGTATTGACACATAGAAACTATGATGCACAATGAGTTTACTtagcagcagtgatgttttattgtttctctCTATAGGTAGTAAATCAGCACTGGCCAGAGAGGAAAAGAACAATAGGGGGTATTGATTTTGAAAAAATTGCAGCATCTCAAGCTGGTGAGTATCTTCTTTCTAGCTCAGCAAAGCTTTGGTTGTGTCAGCCTGAATATCATATTACCCTGCCTGCTATCATGTTAAAGAAACGGacaaaattaatgtttttttaaagcattcagaACAATAGTTTCACTTTTCTAAGATTAAAGGACTATCTCTTTATTGAGTAGTTATCAGCAGAGCTCGGATTTAAACTTTTTACAGTTTGATTAGGGATACGTGAGTagcaacataaacaaacaacGCGAGTTCATGTCATAAATTACACGTTGCAATAATGAAAGCAGCTACAGCGAGCTTCAAAGTGCAAGCTTCCAGGTAAAAGACCGGCTGATAAAACCGGGAAATACAGCGCCTTGATTTAGGTAATGAGTAAACAGTGAACTATGATGAATATGGTTTGGTTCTATAAATTCAGGGTCAAATAACAAACTGCTGAAGACGATTCAGCTTAAGATGAAAAtatcagaaagaaaataaacatatgtGGCTCTTTCAAAAATTTGTTCTGAAAGAAACATCTTTGGgcacaaaaacataacaaaaataaacaaagatgtTAGACGTGCCTTGGAGAGCTGTCTTCAGCGAGTTCTGTCAAAGCTTTGGATGACTCAACTTGGTGTAGGAATAGTAAGCCACTCCACAACCAGACA
The Astatotilapia calliptera unplaced genomic scaffold, fAstCal1.2 U_scaffold_132, whole genome shotgun sequence genome window above contains:
- the LOC113017476 gene encoding uncharacterized protein LOC113017476; this encodes MEWKSNIRRTQSLKSLSSSCDKPVWTDAGLRDKTTSVSQLVARYQTAVKGNKSIQGPSVDNDDRKPNQVLKEITPSRLESKETHLESLMRKNSEKEKSRAKTNLTRSKSMSSLKSSTGSIEALRALFESKASLKNNAKTSLRAADFTSSYTTDVSKMNGEVEDVQIAVEEQGMETCADKTDVKDDRVTRKVVNQHWPERKRTIGGIDFEKIAASQAGSNNKLLKTIQLKMKISERK